From the Lepisosteus oculatus isolate fLepOcu1 chromosome 1, fLepOcu1.hap2, whole genome shotgun sequence genome, one window contains:
- the pik3c3 gene encoding phosphatidylinositol 3-kinase catalytic subunit type 3 isoform X1 yields the protein MSETDKFNYVYSCDLDINVQLKIGSLEGKREQKSYKALLQDPMLRFSGLYQESCSDLYVTCQVFAEGKPLALPVRTAYKAFSTRWNWNEWLRLPVKYPDLPQSAQVALTVWDVYGPGRAVPVGGTTVALFGKYGMFRQGMHDLKVWPGVEGDGSDPTTTPGRTSSSLSEDQMGRLAKLPDLEVLSDLTKAHRQGHMVKVDWLDRLTFREIEMINESEKRSSNFMYLMVEFPRVKNGEREYSIVYYEKDGDESAPLLTSSEIVKVPDPQMSMENLVESKHHKLARSLRSGPSDHDLKPNAATRDQLNIIVSYPPTKQLSSEEQDLVWKFRYYLTTQEKALTKFLKCVNWALPQEAKQALELLGKWKPMDVEDSLELLSSQFTNPTVRRYAVARLQQADDEDLLMYLLQLVQALKYENFNDILSGLEPGSRKDSQGGLEESGTLGNIDSSQILSGPAPIGTSAPTQKGKEAQDSESLEVRRDLCTFLISRACKNSTLANYLYWYVIVECEDQDTQQRDPKTHEMYINVMRRFSQALLKGDKSVRVMRSLLAAQQTFVDRLVQLMKAVQRESGNRKKKTERLQALLADNEKVNLSEIEPIPLPLEPGVRIRGIIPDTATLFKSALMPAKLIFKTEDGGRYPVIFKHGDDLRQDQLILQIISLMDKLLRKENLDLKLTPYKVLATSTKHGFMQFIQSVPVAEVLATEGSIQNFFRKHAPSDKGPYGISAEVMDTYVKSCAGYCVITYILGVGDRHLDNLLLTKTGKLFHIDFGYILGRDPKPLPPPMKLSKEMVEGMGGMQSEQYQEFRKQCYTAFLHLRRYSNLILNLFSLMVDANIPDIALEPDKTVKKVQDKFRLDLSDEEAVHYMQSLIDESVGALFAAVVEQIHKFAQYWRR from the exons ATGTCGGAAACTGACAAATTTAACTACGTGTACAGCTGCGATCTTGACATCAACgtgcagctaaaaat AGGCAGTCTTGAGGGGAAGAGGGAGCAAAAGAGCTACAAGGCTCTGCTGCAGGACCCCATGCTGCGTTTCTCGGGGCTGTACCAGGAGAGCTGCTCTGATCTGTATGTCACCTGCCAGGTGTTTGCTGAGGGCAAGCCCTTGGCCCTGCCTGTCCGCACGGCTTACAAGGCCTTCAGCACGCGGTGGAA CTGGAACGAGTGGCTGCGCCTGCCGGTGAAGTACCCCGACCTCCCCCAGAGCGCGCAGGTGGCCCTGACCGTGTGGGACGTCTACGGGCCGGGTCGAGCCGTGCCTGTGGGGGGCACCACCGTCGCCCTGTTCGGGAAGTACGG GATGTTTCGTCAGGGGATGCACGATTTGAAAGTGTGGCCAGGAGTCGAGGGGGACGGCTCTGACCCCACAACGACCCCGGGGCGCACTAGTAGCAGTCTCTCTGAGGACCAGATGGGACGATTGGCCAAG CTCCCTGATCTGGAGGTGCTCAGTGAT CTGACGAAGGCTCACCGGCAGGGTCACATGGTGAAGGTGGACTGGCTGGACCGCTTGACCTTCCGGGAGATTGAGATGATCAATGAG AGCGAGAAGAGGAGTTCCAACTTCATGTACCTGATGGTGGAGTTTCCCCGTGTGAAGAACGGAGAGAGAGAGTACAGCATCGTCTACTACGAGAAG GACGGCGATGAGTCTGCTCCTCTCCTCACCAGCTCTGAAATTGTTAAGGTGCCTGACCCTCAGATGTCCATG GAGAACCTGGTGGAGAGTAAGCACCACAAGCTGGCTCGCAGTCTGCGCAGTGGCCCGTCTGACCATGACCTGAAGCCCAACGCTGCCACCCGCGACCAGCTCAAT ATCATCGTCAGCTACCCCCCCACCAAGCAGCTGAGCTCGGAGGAGCAGGACCTGGTCTGGAAGTTCCGATACTACCTCACCACTCAGGAGAAG GCTCTGACGAAGTTCCTGAAGTGTGTGAATTGGGCACTGCCTCAGGAAGCCAAGCAGGCTCTGGAGCTGCTGGGCAAGTGGAAGCCCATGGATGTGGAGGACTCCCTGGAGCTGCTGTCCTCGCAGTTCACCAATCCGACTGTCCGCAGATACGCTGTGGCCCGGCTGCAGCAGGCTGACGACGAG GATCTGCTGATGTACCTGCTGCAGCTTGTCCAGGCCCTGAAGTACGAGAACTTCAATGACATCCTCAGCGGGCTGGAGCCTGGGAGCAGGAAAGACAGCCAAGGGGGCCTGGAGGAGAGTGGGACACTAGGAAACATCGACAG CTCTCAGATCCTGTCTGGTCCTGCCCCCATTGGCACTAGCGCTCCCACCCAGAAAGGAAAGGAGGCTCAGGACAGTGAGAGTCTGGAGGTGAGGAGG GATCTGTGTACTTTCCTCATCTCCCGTGCCTGCAAGAATTCCACATTGGCCAACTACCTGTACTG GTATGTAATTGTGGAGTGTGAGGACCAGGACACTCAGCAGAGGGACCCCAAGACCCACGAAATGTACATCAACGTCATGAGGCGCTTCAGCCAGGCACTTCTCAAG GGTGATAAGAGTGTCAGAGTGATGCGGTCACTCCTGGCAGCCCAGCAGACATTTGTGGACCGGCTCGTTCAGCTGATGAAAGCCGTGCAGAGGGAGAGTGGCAACAGGAAGAAGAAG ACGGAGCGTCTGCAGGCCCTGCTGGCAGATAATGAGAAGGTCAACTtgtctgaaattgaacccatCCCTCTCCCTTTGGAGCCGGGGGTGCGCATCCGGGGCATCATCCCTGACACCGCCACGCTCTTCAAG AGCGCCTTGATGCCAGCCAAGCTGATTTTCAAAACGGAAGACGGGGGTCGCTATCCCGTCATCTTCAAACATGGCGACGACCTGCGTCAGGACCAGCTCATCCTGCAGATCATCTCGCTCATGGACAAG CTGCTGAGGAAGGAGAATCTGGACTTGAAGCTGACACCATACAAGGTCCTAGCCACCAGCACCAAACATG GGTTCATGCAGTTTATTCAGTCAGTCCCTGTTGCTGAGGTCCTGGCTACTGAAGGAAGCATACAG AATTTCTTCCGGAAGCATGCTCCTAGTGACAAGGGGCCATATGGAATCAGTGCAGAGGTCATGGACACTTACGTCAAGAGCTGTG CTGGATATTGTGTAATCACCTACATCCTAGGAGTGGGAGACAGGCATCTTGACAACCTACTGCTCACCAAGACAG GCAAGCTGTTCCACATTGATTTCGGATACATCCTGGGACGGGACCCCAAGCCGCTACCGCCCCCCATGAAGCTGAGTAAGGAGATGGTGGAAGGGATGGGTGGCATGCAGAGTGAGCAGTACCAGGAGTTCAGGAAACAGTGCTACACTGCCTTCCTGCACCTGCGCAG GTACTCCAATCTCATCCTCAATCTCTTCTCTCTCATGGTGGACGCCAACATCCCTGACATCGCCCTCGAGCCCGACAAGACTGTTAAAAAG GTGCAGGATAAGTTCCGACTGGACCTGTCCGATGAGGAGGCGGTGCACTACATGCAGAGCCTAATAGACGAGAGTGTGGGGGCGCTGTTTGCTGCCGTGGTGGAACAGATCCACAAATTCGCCCAG TACTGGCGCAGGTGA
- the pik3c3 gene encoding phosphatidylinositol 3-kinase catalytic subunit type 3 isoform X3 — translation MSETDKFNYVYSCDLDINVQLKIGSLEGKREQKSYKALLQDPMLRFSGLYQESCSDLYVTCQVFAEGKPLALPVRTAYKAFSTRWNWNEWLRLPVKYPDLPQSAQVALTVWDVYGPGRAVPVGGTTVALFGKYGMFRQGMHDLKVWPGVEGDGSDPTTTPGRTSSSLSEDQMGRLAKLPDLEVLSDLTKAHRQGHMVKVDWLDRLTFREIEMINESEKRSSNFMYLMVEFPRVKNGEREYSIVYYEKDGDESAPLLTSSEIVKVPDPQMSMENLVESKHHKLARSLRSGPSDHDLKPNAATRDQLNIIVSYPPTKQLSSEEQDLVWKFRYYLTTQEKALTKFLKCVNWALPQEAKQALELLGKWKPMDVEDSLELLSSQFTNPTVRRYAVARLQQADDEDLLMYLLQLVQALKYENFNDILSGLEPGSRKDSQGGLEESGTLGNIDSSQILSGPAPIGTSAPTQKGKEAQDSESLEDLCTFLISRACKNSTLANYLYWYVIVECEDQDTQQRDPKTHEMYINVMRRFSQALLKGDKSVRVMRSLLAAQQTFVDRLVQLMKAVQRESGNRKKKTERLQALLADNEKVNLSEIEPIPLPLEPGVRIRGIIPDTATLFKSALMPAKLIFKTEDGGRYPVIFKHGDDLRQDQLILQIISLMDKLLRKENLDLKLTPYKVLATSTKHGFMQFIQSVPVAEVLATEGSIQNFFRKHAPSDKGPYGISAEVMDTYVKSCAGYCVITYILGVGDRHLDNLLLTKTGKLFHIDFGYILGRDPKPLPPPMKLSKEMVEGMGGMQSEQYQEFRKQCYTAFLHLRRYSNLILNLFSLMVDANIPDIALEPDKTVKKVQDKFRLDLSDEEAVHYMQSLIDESVGALFAAVVEQIHKFAQYWRR, via the exons ATGTCGGAAACTGACAAATTTAACTACGTGTACAGCTGCGATCTTGACATCAACgtgcagctaaaaat AGGCAGTCTTGAGGGGAAGAGGGAGCAAAAGAGCTACAAGGCTCTGCTGCAGGACCCCATGCTGCGTTTCTCGGGGCTGTACCAGGAGAGCTGCTCTGATCTGTATGTCACCTGCCAGGTGTTTGCTGAGGGCAAGCCCTTGGCCCTGCCTGTCCGCACGGCTTACAAGGCCTTCAGCACGCGGTGGAA CTGGAACGAGTGGCTGCGCCTGCCGGTGAAGTACCCCGACCTCCCCCAGAGCGCGCAGGTGGCCCTGACCGTGTGGGACGTCTACGGGCCGGGTCGAGCCGTGCCTGTGGGGGGCACCACCGTCGCCCTGTTCGGGAAGTACGG GATGTTTCGTCAGGGGATGCACGATTTGAAAGTGTGGCCAGGAGTCGAGGGGGACGGCTCTGACCCCACAACGACCCCGGGGCGCACTAGTAGCAGTCTCTCTGAGGACCAGATGGGACGATTGGCCAAG CTCCCTGATCTGGAGGTGCTCAGTGAT CTGACGAAGGCTCACCGGCAGGGTCACATGGTGAAGGTGGACTGGCTGGACCGCTTGACCTTCCGGGAGATTGAGATGATCAATGAG AGCGAGAAGAGGAGTTCCAACTTCATGTACCTGATGGTGGAGTTTCCCCGTGTGAAGAACGGAGAGAGAGAGTACAGCATCGTCTACTACGAGAAG GACGGCGATGAGTCTGCTCCTCTCCTCACCAGCTCTGAAATTGTTAAGGTGCCTGACCCTCAGATGTCCATG GAGAACCTGGTGGAGAGTAAGCACCACAAGCTGGCTCGCAGTCTGCGCAGTGGCCCGTCTGACCATGACCTGAAGCCCAACGCTGCCACCCGCGACCAGCTCAAT ATCATCGTCAGCTACCCCCCCACCAAGCAGCTGAGCTCGGAGGAGCAGGACCTGGTCTGGAAGTTCCGATACTACCTCACCACTCAGGAGAAG GCTCTGACGAAGTTCCTGAAGTGTGTGAATTGGGCACTGCCTCAGGAAGCCAAGCAGGCTCTGGAGCTGCTGGGCAAGTGGAAGCCCATGGATGTGGAGGACTCCCTGGAGCTGCTGTCCTCGCAGTTCACCAATCCGACTGTCCGCAGATACGCTGTGGCCCGGCTGCAGCAGGCTGACGACGAG GATCTGCTGATGTACCTGCTGCAGCTTGTCCAGGCCCTGAAGTACGAGAACTTCAATGACATCCTCAGCGGGCTGGAGCCTGGGAGCAGGAAAGACAGCCAAGGGGGCCTGGAGGAGAGTGGGACACTAGGAAACATCGACAG CTCTCAGATCCTGTCTGGTCCTGCCCCCATTGGCACTAGCGCTCCCACCCAGAAAGGAAAGGAGGCTCAGGACAGTGAGAGTCTGGAG GATCTGTGTACTTTCCTCATCTCCCGTGCCTGCAAGAATTCCACATTGGCCAACTACCTGTACTG GTATGTAATTGTGGAGTGTGAGGACCAGGACACTCAGCAGAGGGACCCCAAGACCCACGAAATGTACATCAACGTCATGAGGCGCTTCAGCCAGGCACTTCTCAAG GGTGATAAGAGTGTCAGAGTGATGCGGTCACTCCTGGCAGCCCAGCAGACATTTGTGGACCGGCTCGTTCAGCTGATGAAAGCCGTGCAGAGGGAGAGTGGCAACAGGAAGAAGAAG ACGGAGCGTCTGCAGGCCCTGCTGGCAGATAATGAGAAGGTCAACTtgtctgaaattgaacccatCCCTCTCCCTTTGGAGCCGGGGGTGCGCATCCGGGGCATCATCCCTGACACCGCCACGCTCTTCAAG AGCGCCTTGATGCCAGCCAAGCTGATTTTCAAAACGGAAGACGGGGGTCGCTATCCCGTCATCTTCAAACATGGCGACGACCTGCGTCAGGACCAGCTCATCCTGCAGATCATCTCGCTCATGGACAAG CTGCTGAGGAAGGAGAATCTGGACTTGAAGCTGACACCATACAAGGTCCTAGCCACCAGCACCAAACATG GGTTCATGCAGTTTATTCAGTCAGTCCCTGTTGCTGAGGTCCTGGCTACTGAAGGAAGCATACAG AATTTCTTCCGGAAGCATGCTCCTAGTGACAAGGGGCCATATGGAATCAGTGCAGAGGTCATGGACACTTACGTCAAGAGCTGTG CTGGATATTGTGTAATCACCTACATCCTAGGAGTGGGAGACAGGCATCTTGACAACCTACTGCTCACCAAGACAG GCAAGCTGTTCCACATTGATTTCGGATACATCCTGGGACGGGACCCCAAGCCGCTACCGCCCCCCATGAAGCTGAGTAAGGAGATGGTGGAAGGGATGGGTGGCATGCAGAGTGAGCAGTACCAGGAGTTCAGGAAACAGTGCTACACTGCCTTCCTGCACCTGCGCAG GTACTCCAATCTCATCCTCAATCTCTTCTCTCTCATGGTGGACGCCAACATCCCTGACATCGCCCTCGAGCCCGACAAGACTGTTAAAAAG GTGCAGGATAAGTTCCGACTGGACCTGTCCGATGAGGAGGCGGTGCACTACATGCAGAGCCTAATAGACGAGAGTGTGGGGGCGCTGTTTGCTGCCGTGGTGGAACAGATCCACAAATTCGCCCAG TACTGGCGCAGGTGA
- the pik3c3 gene encoding phosphatidylinositol 3-kinase catalytic subunit type 3 isoform X2, translating into MSETDKFNYVYSCDLDINVQLKIGSLEGKREQKSYKALLQDPMLRFSGLYQESCSDLYVTCQVFAEGKPLALPVRTAYKAFSTRWNWNEWLRLPVKYPDLPQSAQVALTVWDVYGPGRAVPVGGTTVALFGKYGMFRQGMHDLKVWPGVEGDGSDPTTTPGRTSSSLSEDQMGRLAKLPDLEVLSDLTKAHRQGHMVKVDWLDRLTFREIEMINESEKRSSNFMYLMVEFPRVKNGEREYSIVYYEKDGDESAPLLTSSEIVKVPDPQMSMENLVESKHHKLARSLRSGPSDHDLKPNAATRDQLNIIVSYPPTKQLSSEEQDLVWKFRYYLTTQEKALTKFLKCVNWALPQEAKQALELLGKWKPMDVEDSLELLSSQFTNPTVRRYAVARLQQADDEDLLMYLLQLVQALKYENFNDILSGLEPGSRKDSQGGLEESGTLGNIDSSQILSGPAPIGTSAPTQKGKEAQDSESLEQDLCTFLISRACKNSTLANYLYWYVIVECEDQDTQQRDPKTHEMYINVMRRFSQALLKGDKSVRVMRSLLAAQQTFVDRLVQLMKAVQRESGNRKKKTERLQALLADNEKVNLSEIEPIPLPLEPGVRIRGIIPDTATLFKSALMPAKLIFKTEDGGRYPVIFKHGDDLRQDQLILQIISLMDKLLRKENLDLKLTPYKVLATSTKHGFMQFIQSVPVAEVLATEGSIQNFFRKHAPSDKGPYGISAEVMDTYVKSCAGYCVITYILGVGDRHLDNLLLTKTGKLFHIDFGYILGRDPKPLPPPMKLSKEMVEGMGGMQSEQYQEFRKQCYTAFLHLRRYSNLILNLFSLMVDANIPDIALEPDKTVKKVQDKFRLDLSDEEAVHYMQSLIDESVGALFAAVVEQIHKFAQYWRR; encoded by the exons ATGTCGGAAACTGACAAATTTAACTACGTGTACAGCTGCGATCTTGACATCAACgtgcagctaaaaat AGGCAGTCTTGAGGGGAAGAGGGAGCAAAAGAGCTACAAGGCTCTGCTGCAGGACCCCATGCTGCGTTTCTCGGGGCTGTACCAGGAGAGCTGCTCTGATCTGTATGTCACCTGCCAGGTGTTTGCTGAGGGCAAGCCCTTGGCCCTGCCTGTCCGCACGGCTTACAAGGCCTTCAGCACGCGGTGGAA CTGGAACGAGTGGCTGCGCCTGCCGGTGAAGTACCCCGACCTCCCCCAGAGCGCGCAGGTGGCCCTGACCGTGTGGGACGTCTACGGGCCGGGTCGAGCCGTGCCTGTGGGGGGCACCACCGTCGCCCTGTTCGGGAAGTACGG GATGTTTCGTCAGGGGATGCACGATTTGAAAGTGTGGCCAGGAGTCGAGGGGGACGGCTCTGACCCCACAACGACCCCGGGGCGCACTAGTAGCAGTCTCTCTGAGGACCAGATGGGACGATTGGCCAAG CTCCCTGATCTGGAGGTGCTCAGTGAT CTGACGAAGGCTCACCGGCAGGGTCACATGGTGAAGGTGGACTGGCTGGACCGCTTGACCTTCCGGGAGATTGAGATGATCAATGAG AGCGAGAAGAGGAGTTCCAACTTCATGTACCTGATGGTGGAGTTTCCCCGTGTGAAGAACGGAGAGAGAGAGTACAGCATCGTCTACTACGAGAAG GACGGCGATGAGTCTGCTCCTCTCCTCACCAGCTCTGAAATTGTTAAGGTGCCTGACCCTCAGATGTCCATG GAGAACCTGGTGGAGAGTAAGCACCACAAGCTGGCTCGCAGTCTGCGCAGTGGCCCGTCTGACCATGACCTGAAGCCCAACGCTGCCACCCGCGACCAGCTCAAT ATCATCGTCAGCTACCCCCCCACCAAGCAGCTGAGCTCGGAGGAGCAGGACCTGGTCTGGAAGTTCCGATACTACCTCACCACTCAGGAGAAG GCTCTGACGAAGTTCCTGAAGTGTGTGAATTGGGCACTGCCTCAGGAAGCCAAGCAGGCTCTGGAGCTGCTGGGCAAGTGGAAGCCCATGGATGTGGAGGACTCCCTGGAGCTGCTGTCCTCGCAGTTCACCAATCCGACTGTCCGCAGATACGCTGTGGCCCGGCTGCAGCAGGCTGACGACGAG GATCTGCTGATGTACCTGCTGCAGCTTGTCCAGGCCCTGAAGTACGAGAACTTCAATGACATCCTCAGCGGGCTGGAGCCTGGGAGCAGGAAAGACAGCCAAGGGGGCCTGGAGGAGAGTGGGACACTAGGAAACATCGACAG CTCTCAGATCCTGTCTGGTCCTGCCCCCATTGGCACTAGCGCTCCCACCCAGAAAGGAAAGGAGGCTCAGGACAGTGAGAGTCTGGAG CAGGATCTGTGTACTTTCCTCATCTCCCGTGCCTGCAAGAATTCCACATTGGCCAACTACCTGTACTG GTATGTAATTGTGGAGTGTGAGGACCAGGACACTCAGCAGAGGGACCCCAAGACCCACGAAATGTACATCAACGTCATGAGGCGCTTCAGCCAGGCACTTCTCAAG GGTGATAAGAGTGTCAGAGTGATGCGGTCACTCCTGGCAGCCCAGCAGACATTTGTGGACCGGCTCGTTCAGCTGATGAAAGCCGTGCAGAGGGAGAGTGGCAACAGGAAGAAGAAG ACGGAGCGTCTGCAGGCCCTGCTGGCAGATAATGAGAAGGTCAACTtgtctgaaattgaacccatCCCTCTCCCTTTGGAGCCGGGGGTGCGCATCCGGGGCATCATCCCTGACACCGCCACGCTCTTCAAG AGCGCCTTGATGCCAGCCAAGCTGATTTTCAAAACGGAAGACGGGGGTCGCTATCCCGTCATCTTCAAACATGGCGACGACCTGCGTCAGGACCAGCTCATCCTGCAGATCATCTCGCTCATGGACAAG CTGCTGAGGAAGGAGAATCTGGACTTGAAGCTGACACCATACAAGGTCCTAGCCACCAGCACCAAACATG GGTTCATGCAGTTTATTCAGTCAGTCCCTGTTGCTGAGGTCCTGGCTACTGAAGGAAGCATACAG AATTTCTTCCGGAAGCATGCTCCTAGTGACAAGGGGCCATATGGAATCAGTGCAGAGGTCATGGACACTTACGTCAAGAGCTGTG CTGGATATTGTGTAATCACCTACATCCTAGGAGTGGGAGACAGGCATCTTGACAACCTACTGCTCACCAAGACAG GCAAGCTGTTCCACATTGATTTCGGATACATCCTGGGACGGGACCCCAAGCCGCTACCGCCCCCCATGAAGCTGAGTAAGGAGATGGTGGAAGGGATGGGTGGCATGCAGAGTGAGCAGTACCAGGAGTTCAGGAAACAGTGCTACACTGCCTTCCTGCACCTGCGCAG GTACTCCAATCTCATCCTCAATCTCTTCTCTCTCATGGTGGACGCCAACATCCCTGACATCGCCCTCGAGCCCGACAAGACTGTTAAAAAG GTGCAGGATAAGTTCCGACTGGACCTGTCCGATGAGGAGGCGGTGCACTACATGCAGAGCCTAATAGACGAGAGTGTGGGGGCGCTGTTTGCTGCCGTGGTGGAACAGATCCACAAATTCGCCCAG TACTGGCGCAGGTGA
- the pik3c3 gene encoding phosphatidylinositol 3-kinase catalytic subunit type 3 isoform X4, giving the protein MSETDKFNYVYSCDLDINVQLKIGSLEGKREQKSYKALLQDPMLRFSGLYQESCSDLYVTCQVFAEGKPLALPVRTAYKAFSTRWNWNEWLRLPVKYPDLPQSAQVALTVWDVYGPGRAVPVGGTTVALFGKYGMFRQGMHDLKVWPGVEGDGSDPTTTPGRTSSSLSEDQMGRLAKLTKAHRQGHMVKVDWLDRLTFREIEMINESEKRSSNFMYLMVEFPRVKNGEREYSIVYYEKDGDESAPLLTSSEIVKVPDPQMSMENLVESKHHKLARSLRSGPSDHDLKPNAATRDQLNIIVSYPPTKQLSSEEQDLVWKFRYYLTTQEKALTKFLKCVNWALPQEAKQALELLGKWKPMDVEDSLELLSSQFTNPTVRRYAVARLQQADDEDLLMYLLQLVQALKYENFNDILSGLEPGSRKDSQGGLEESGTLGNIDSSQILSGPAPIGTSAPTQKGKEAQDSESLEVRRDLCTFLISRACKNSTLANYLYWYVIVECEDQDTQQRDPKTHEMYINVMRRFSQALLKGDKSVRVMRSLLAAQQTFVDRLVQLMKAVQRESGNRKKKTERLQALLADNEKVNLSEIEPIPLPLEPGVRIRGIIPDTATLFKSALMPAKLIFKTEDGGRYPVIFKHGDDLRQDQLILQIISLMDKLLRKENLDLKLTPYKVLATSTKHGFMQFIQSVPVAEVLATEGSIQNFFRKHAPSDKGPYGISAEVMDTYVKSCAGYCVITYILGVGDRHLDNLLLTKTGKLFHIDFGYILGRDPKPLPPPMKLSKEMVEGMGGMQSEQYQEFRKQCYTAFLHLRRYSNLILNLFSLMVDANIPDIALEPDKTVKKVQDKFRLDLSDEEAVHYMQSLIDESVGALFAAVVEQIHKFAQYWRR; this is encoded by the exons ATGTCGGAAACTGACAAATTTAACTACGTGTACAGCTGCGATCTTGACATCAACgtgcagctaaaaat AGGCAGTCTTGAGGGGAAGAGGGAGCAAAAGAGCTACAAGGCTCTGCTGCAGGACCCCATGCTGCGTTTCTCGGGGCTGTACCAGGAGAGCTGCTCTGATCTGTATGTCACCTGCCAGGTGTTTGCTGAGGGCAAGCCCTTGGCCCTGCCTGTCCGCACGGCTTACAAGGCCTTCAGCACGCGGTGGAA CTGGAACGAGTGGCTGCGCCTGCCGGTGAAGTACCCCGACCTCCCCCAGAGCGCGCAGGTGGCCCTGACCGTGTGGGACGTCTACGGGCCGGGTCGAGCCGTGCCTGTGGGGGGCACCACCGTCGCCCTGTTCGGGAAGTACGG GATGTTTCGTCAGGGGATGCACGATTTGAAAGTGTGGCCAGGAGTCGAGGGGGACGGCTCTGACCCCACAACGACCCCGGGGCGCACTAGTAGCAGTCTCTCTGAGGACCAGATGGGACGATTGGCCAAG CTGACGAAGGCTCACCGGCAGGGTCACATGGTGAAGGTGGACTGGCTGGACCGCTTGACCTTCCGGGAGATTGAGATGATCAATGAG AGCGAGAAGAGGAGTTCCAACTTCATGTACCTGATGGTGGAGTTTCCCCGTGTGAAGAACGGAGAGAGAGAGTACAGCATCGTCTACTACGAGAAG GACGGCGATGAGTCTGCTCCTCTCCTCACCAGCTCTGAAATTGTTAAGGTGCCTGACCCTCAGATGTCCATG GAGAACCTGGTGGAGAGTAAGCACCACAAGCTGGCTCGCAGTCTGCGCAGTGGCCCGTCTGACCATGACCTGAAGCCCAACGCTGCCACCCGCGACCAGCTCAAT ATCATCGTCAGCTACCCCCCCACCAAGCAGCTGAGCTCGGAGGAGCAGGACCTGGTCTGGAAGTTCCGATACTACCTCACCACTCAGGAGAAG GCTCTGACGAAGTTCCTGAAGTGTGTGAATTGGGCACTGCCTCAGGAAGCCAAGCAGGCTCTGGAGCTGCTGGGCAAGTGGAAGCCCATGGATGTGGAGGACTCCCTGGAGCTGCTGTCCTCGCAGTTCACCAATCCGACTGTCCGCAGATACGCTGTGGCCCGGCTGCAGCAGGCTGACGACGAG GATCTGCTGATGTACCTGCTGCAGCTTGTCCAGGCCCTGAAGTACGAGAACTTCAATGACATCCTCAGCGGGCTGGAGCCTGGGAGCAGGAAAGACAGCCAAGGGGGCCTGGAGGAGAGTGGGACACTAGGAAACATCGACAG CTCTCAGATCCTGTCTGGTCCTGCCCCCATTGGCACTAGCGCTCCCACCCAGAAAGGAAAGGAGGCTCAGGACAGTGAGAGTCTGGAGGTGAGGAGG GATCTGTGTACTTTCCTCATCTCCCGTGCCTGCAAGAATTCCACATTGGCCAACTACCTGTACTG GTATGTAATTGTGGAGTGTGAGGACCAGGACACTCAGCAGAGGGACCCCAAGACCCACGAAATGTACATCAACGTCATGAGGCGCTTCAGCCAGGCACTTCTCAAG GGTGATAAGAGTGTCAGAGTGATGCGGTCACTCCTGGCAGCCCAGCAGACATTTGTGGACCGGCTCGTTCAGCTGATGAAAGCCGTGCAGAGGGAGAGTGGCAACAGGAAGAAGAAG ACGGAGCGTCTGCAGGCCCTGCTGGCAGATAATGAGAAGGTCAACTtgtctgaaattgaacccatCCCTCTCCCTTTGGAGCCGGGGGTGCGCATCCGGGGCATCATCCCTGACACCGCCACGCTCTTCAAG AGCGCCTTGATGCCAGCCAAGCTGATTTTCAAAACGGAAGACGGGGGTCGCTATCCCGTCATCTTCAAACATGGCGACGACCTGCGTCAGGACCAGCTCATCCTGCAGATCATCTCGCTCATGGACAAG CTGCTGAGGAAGGAGAATCTGGACTTGAAGCTGACACCATACAAGGTCCTAGCCACCAGCACCAAACATG GGTTCATGCAGTTTATTCAGTCAGTCCCTGTTGCTGAGGTCCTGGCTACTGAAGGAAGCATACAG AATTTCTTCCGGAAGCATGCTCCTAGTGACAAGGGGCCATATGGAATCAGTGCAGAGGTCATGGACACTTACGTCAAGAGCTGTG CTGGATATTGTGTAATCACCTACATCCTAGGAGTGGGAGACAGGCATCTTGACAACCTACTGCTCACCAAGACAG GCAAGCTGTTCCACATTGATTTCGGATACATCCTGGGACGGGACCCCAAGCCGCTACCGCCCCCCATGAAGCTGAGTAAGGAGATGGTGGAAGGGATGGGTGGCATGCAGAGTGAGCAGTACCAGGAGTTCAGGAAACAGTGCTACACTGCCTTCCTGCACCTGCGCAG GTACTCCAATCTCATCCTCAATCTCTTCTCTCTCATGGTGGACGCCAACATCCCTGACATCGCCCTCGAGCCCGACAAGACTGTTAAAAAG GTGCAGGATAAGTTCCGACTGGACCTGTCCGATGAGGAGGCGGTGCACTACATGCAGAGCCTAATAGACGAGAGTGTGGGGGCGCTGTTTGCTGCCGTGGTGGAACAGATCCACAAATTCGCCCAG TACTGGCGCAGGTGA